In the Micromonospora narathiwatensis genome, one interval contains:
- a CDS encoding PRC-barrel domain-containing protein has protein sequence MERLDPRTTHGTPDPLNQGGQGASAGGTSAGRFDPWSYRDDAGVSGVDLVGYKVEASDGGIGKVDRASHEVNSSYLVVDTGPWIFGKKVLMPAGTVNHVDHDERKVYVDRSKDQIKAAPEYDVSTDTDPAYREKLGGYYDDTYSSIPPGTAR, from the coding sequence ATGGAGCGGCTCGACCCTCGAACGACCCACGGGACGCCGGACCCGCTGAACCAGGGCGGTCAGGGCGCCTCCGCGGGCGGCACGTCCGCGGGACGCTTCGATCCGTGGAGCTACCGGGACGACGCCGGGGTGTCCGGCGTCGATCTGGTCGGCTACAAGGTGGAGGCGAGCGACGGCGGTATCGGCAAGGTGGACCGGGCCAGCCACGAGGTGAACTCCAGTTACCTCGTGGTCGACACCGGGCCGTGGATCTTCGGCAAGAAGGTCCTGATGCCGGCCGGCACCGTCAACCACGTCGACCACGACGAGCGGAAGGTCTACGTCGACCGGAGCAAGGACCAGATCAAGGCCGCGCCCGAGTACGACGTGTCCACCGACACGGATCCGGCATACCGGGAGAAGCTCGGCGGGTAC
- a CDS encoding carboxymuconolactone decarboxylase family protein, translating into MGLDAVKAALPEYARDIRLNLGSTVATSTLKPELAWGTALACAVAARNPVVLREIAAEASDHLTPEAVEAAKGAATIMAMNNIYYRAKHLIGDEQYTSLPARLRMQIIARPGVEKGDFELWCLAVSAITGCGVCLESHEKTLRSAGFTREQVHEGLRIASVVHAAAVALDAEAALA; encoded by the coding sequence ATGGGCCTGGACGCGGTCAAGGCGGCGCTGCCCGAGTACGCCAGGGACATCAGGCTCAACCTCGGCTCCACCGTCGCCACCTCCACGCTCAAGCCGGAGCTGGCCTGGGGCACCGCCCTGGCCTGCGCGGTGGCGGCCCGCAACCCGGTGGTGCTGAGGGAGATCGCCGCCGAGGCGTCCGACCACCTCACGCCGGAGGCGGTCGAGGCGGCCAAGGGCGCCGCCACGATCATGGCGATGAACAACATCTACTACCGGGCCAAGCACCTGATCGGCGACGAGCAGTACACCTCGCTGCCGGCCCGGCTGCGGATGCAGATCATCGCCCGGCCGGGCGTGGAGAAGGGCGACTTCGAGCTGTGGTGCCTCGCCGTCTCGGCGATCACCGGCTGCGGCGTCTGCCTGGAGTCGCACGAGAAGACCCTGCGCTCCGCCGGGTTCACCCGTGAGCAGGTGCACGAGGGGCTGCGGATCGCGTCCGTCGTGCACGCCGCCGCGGTGGCCCTCGACGCGGAGGCCGCGCTGGCCTGA
- a CDS encoding peroxiredoxin: MLTVGDHFPEYELTACVSLDADKAFETINHKSHEGKWRVVFFWPKDFTFICPTEIAEFGRLNGEFADRDAQVLGVSVDNEFVHYAWRKDHPDLRELPFPMVSDIKRELTAACGVLGADGVAQRATFIVDPNNEIQFVMVTAGSVGRNVSEVLRVLDALQTDELCPCNWNKGGATLDANALLAGAGA, translated from the coding sequence GTGCTCACTGTCGGTGACCACTTCCCCGAGTACGAACTCACCGCCTGCGTGTCGCTGGACGCCGACAAGGCGTTCGAGACGATCAACCACAAGTCCCACGAGGGCAAGTGGCGGGTGGTGTTCTTCTGGCCGAAGGACTTCACCTTCATCTGCCCGACGGAGATCGCCGAGTTCGGCCGCCTCAACGGCGAGTTCGCCGACCGGGACGCCCAGGTCCTCGGCGTCTCCGTCGACAACGAGTTCGTCCACTACGCGTGGCGCAAGGACCACCCCGACCTGCGCGAGCTGCCCTTCCCGATGGTCAGCGACATCAAGCGCGAGCTGACCGCCGCGTGCGGCGTGCTCGGCGCGGACGGCGTCGCCCAGCGGGCCACCTTCATCGTCGACCCGAACAACGAGATCCAGTTCGTCATGGTGACCGCCGGCTCGGTCGGCCGGAACGTCTCCGAGGTGCTGCGGGTGCTGGACGCGCTGCAGACCGACGAGCTCTGCCCGTGCAACTGGAACAAGGGCGGCGCGACCCTGGACGCCAACGCGCTGCTCGCCGGCGCCGGGGCCTGA
- the cimA gene encoding citramalate synthase yields the protein MTFQVYDTTLRDGAQREGLSYSVVDKLAVARLLDDLGVGFIEGGWPGAVPKDTEFFRRARTELGLRHATLVAFGATRKAGVAVETDPQVRGLLDAQTPAVALVAKADLRHVVRALRTTAGENLAMVHDTVRFLVEQGRRVFVDGEHFFDGYRHDPAYTAAVLETALAAGAERFVLCDTNGGMLPSQVTAAIADVTARTGVAPELLGIHCQNDTACAVANTIAAVEAGVRHFQGTANGYGERPGNADIFAVVANLQLKLGLPVLPEGCLEQMVRVSHAIAEIANIAPDTHQAYVGAAAFAHKAGLHASAIKVDPLLYNHVDPSVVGNDMRILVTEMAGRASVELKSRELGLDLSGHPAALTTVTNRVKELEADGWSFEAADASFELLVRSELPDRAAPRPFALESYRVLVEHREDGAVVSEATVKIRVRGERVIATAEGNGPVNALDEALRVALVRHYPELRDFELADYKVRILEGSHGTGAVTRVLVETAGAGRDWTTVGVHPNVVEASWHALVDALTYGLDRARV from the coding sequence ATGACCTTCCAGGTGTACGACACGACGCTGCGCGACGGTGCCCAGCGCGAGGGGCTCAGCTACTCGGTGGTCGACAAGCTGGCGGTGGCCCGCCTGCTCGACGACCTCGGGGTCGGCTTCATCGAGGGCGGCTGGCCGGGCGCCGTCCCCAAGGACACCGAGTTCTTCCGGCGGGCCCGTACCGAGCTGGGGCTCAGGCACGCGACCCTGGTCGCCTTCGGGGCCACCCGCAAGGCCGGGGTGGCGGTCGAGACCGACCCGCAGGTGCGGGGGCTCCTCGACGCCCAGACCCCGGCGGTGGCGCTGGTCGCCAAGGCCGACCTCCGGCACGTCGTACGGGCGCTGCGCACCACCGCCGGCGAGAACCTGGCCATGGTCCACGACACGGTGCGGTTCCTGGTGGAGCAGGGGCGGCGGGTCTTCGTCGACGGGGAGCACTTCTTCGACGGCTACCGGCACGACCCGGCGTACACGGCGGCGGTGCTGGAGACGGCGCTGGCCGCCGGGGCCGAGCGGTTCGTGCTCTGCGACACCAACGGCGGCATGCTGCCGTCCCAGGTCACCGCCGCCATCGCGGACGTCACCGCACGTACCGGGGTGGCGCCGGAGCTGCTCGGCATCCACTGCCAGAACGACACCGCCTGCGCGGTGGCCAACACCATCGCCGCCGTCGAGGCCGGCGTCCGGCATTTCCAGGGCACCGCCAACGGGTACGGCGAGCGCCCCGGAAACGCCGACATCTTCGCGGTCGTCGCCAACCTCCAGCTCAAGCTCGGGCTGCCCGTCCTACCGGAGGGCTGCCTGGAACAGATGGTGCGGGTCTCGCACGCCATCGCCGAGATCGCCAACATCGCCCCCGACACCCACCAGGCGTACGTCGGGGCCGCCGCCTTCGCCCACAAGGCGGGGCTGCACGCGAGCGCGATCAAGGTCGACCCGTTGCTCTACAACCACGTGGACCCGTCGGTGGTGGGCAACGACATGCGGATCCTGGTGACCGAGATGGCCGGACGGGCCAGCGTCGAGCTCAAGAGCCGCGAGCTGGGCCTGGACCTGTCCGGCCATCCGGCCGCCCTGACCACGGTCACCAACCGGGTCAAGGAGCTGGAGGCCGACGGCTGGTCGTTCGAGGCCGCCGACGCCTCGTTCGAGCTGCTGGTCCGCTCCGAGCTGCCGGACCGGGCCGCGCCCCGGCCGTTCGCCCTGGAGTCGTACCGGGTGCTGGTCGAGCACCGCGAGGACGGCGCGGTGGTCTCCGAGGCCACCGTCAAGATCCGGGTACGCGGTGAACGGGTGATCGCCACCGCCGAGGGGAACGGCCCGGTCAACGCCCTGGACGAGGCGCTGCGGGTGGCGCTCGTGCGGCACTACCCCGAGCTGCGCGACTTCGAACTGGCCGACTACAAGGTCCGCATCCTGGAGGGCAGCCACGGCACCGGCGCGGTGACCCGGGTGCTGGTGGAGACCGCCGGCGCGGGCCGGGACTGGACCACCGTCGGCGTGCACCCGAACGTGGTCGAGGCGAGCTGGCACGCCCTGGTCGACGCTCTCACCTACGGCCTCGACCGGGCCCGCGTGTAA
- a CDS encoding endonuclease/exonuclease/phosphatase family protein, giving the protein MTTTTDEGRSTARNRRIATTACWLAVAPAAAWVLFRLAGSDRGPLVQAVAFTPYAAVGSLVPLVLALALRRRAAAVVAAATTLALIGAVAPRAVAAPQPVADGPTLRLLTANLLKGRADPTRLVDLVRRHRVDVLAVQEFTPGIAAELDRLGLDALLPYRVLNPEVGTTGSGLYARFPLGEGGFRRNQGFLFTQAYGTLAVPGAPPVRVESAHPAAPYAVAVVPDWRTDLRGQPPATPRGRLSILAGDFNATLDHAPLRALIATGYADAADAAGAGLAGTWGPYDGDKIPPVTIDHVLVDRRVAVRSVAVYAVPGSDHRAVLAELRLPAST; this is encoded by the coding sequence GTGACCACGACGACGGACGAGGGACGGAGCACAGCCCGGAACCGCCGGATCGCGACGACGGCGTGTTGGCTCGCCGTCGCGCCCGCCGCCGCCTGGGTGCTGTTCCGGCTGGCCGGATCGGACCGGGGGCCGCTGGTGCAGGCGGTCGCCTTCACGCCGTACGCCGCCGTCGGTTCCCTGGTGCCGCTGGTGCTGGCACTCGCCCTGCGGCGGCGAGCGGCGGCGGTGGTCGCGGCGGCCACGACGCTGGCGCTGATCGGTGCGGTCGCCCCGCGCGCGGTCGCCGCCCCGCAGCCGGTCGCCGACGGTCCGACGCTGCGGCTGCTCACCGCCAACCTGCTCAAGGGCCGGGCCGACCCGACCCGGCTGGTCGACCTGGTCCGTCGGCACCGGGTGGACGTGCTGGCCGTGCAGGAGTTCACCCCGGGGATCGCGGCCGAGCTGGACCGCCTCGGGCTGGACGCCCTGCTGCCCTACCGGGTGCTGAACCCGGAGGTCGGCACCACCGGCTCCGGGCTCTACGCGCGTTTCCCGCTCGGCGAGGGCGGGTTCCGGCGCAACCAGGGCTTCCTCTTCACCCAGGCGTACGGGACGCTGGCCGTGCCGGGCGCGCCCCCGGTACGGGTGGAGTCGGCGCACCCGGCCGCCCCGTACGCCGTCGCCGTGGTGCCGGACTGGCGGACCGACCTGCGCGGGCAGCCGCCGGCCACGCCACGGGGGCGGCTGAGCATCCTGGCCGGGGACTTCAACGCCACCCTCGACCACGCCCCGCTGCGGGCCCTGATCGCCACCGGGTACGCCGACGCCGCCGACGCGGCCGGCGCCGGGCTCGCCGGCACCTGGGGCCCGTACGACGGCGACAAGATCCCGCCGGTCACCATCGACCACGTGCTGGTCGACCGACGCGTCGCGGTGCGCTCGGTGGCCGTGTACGCGGTGCCCGGCAGCGACCACCGAGCCGTCCTCGCCGAACTACGCCTGCCCGCCTCGACGTGA
- a CDS encoding AAA family ATPase: MTDISDTLASAPSPVDADAGGVELEQTLFEVKRVIVGQDRLVERLLTALVADGHCLLEGVPGVAKTLAAQTLATVVGGTFTRIQFTPDLVPSDIVGTRIYRASTEAFDVELGPIMANMVLADEINRAPAKVQSALLEAMAERQVSIGGRTWPVPDPFLVLATQNPIESEGVYQLPEAQRDRFLMKIVVDYPSDADELAILYRMSSDRPTPRPVLDPARLRELQHRASQVFVHHALAEYVVRLILATRDPGRFGLNDMAPLLAYGASPRATLGLVAAARAQALIRGREYVLPEDVRDLAVDVLSHRLVLSFDAVADGVSAEAVVRRLIEAVPPPRVVAGRPEAASDLAAA, from the coding sequence GTGACGGACATCTCGGACACCCTGGCCAGTGCGCCCAGCCCGGTCGACGCCGACGCCGGCGGCGTCGAGCTGGAACAGACCCTATTCGAGGTCAAGCGCGTGATCGTGGGGCAGGACCGCCTCGTCGAGCGCCTGCTCACCGCCCTGGTCGCCGACGGACACTGCCTGCTGGAGGGCGTGCCCGGGGTGGCCAAGACCCTCGCCGCGCAGACCCTCGCAACCGTCGTCGGCGGCACCTTCACCCGCATCCAGTTCACCCCCGACCTGGTCCCCTCGGACATCGTCGGTACCCGCATCTACCGCGCCTCAACCGAGGCCTTCGACGTCGAGCTGGGCCCGATCATGGCGAACATGGTCCTCGCCGACGAGATCAACCGAGCCCCGGCCAAGGTGCAGTCGGCGCTGCTGGAGGCGATGGCCGAACGGCAGGTCTCCATCGGCGGCCGGACCTGGCCGGTACCCGACCCGTTCCTGGTGCTCGCCACCCAGAACCCGATCGAGTCGGAGGGCGTCTACCAGCTCCCCGAGGCGCAGCGCGACCGGTTCCTCATGAAGATCGTGGTCGACTATCCGAGCGACGCCGACGAGCTGGCCATCCTCTACCGCATGAGCAGCGACCGGCCGACGCCCCGGCCGGTGCTCGACCCGGCCCGGCTGCGCGAACTCCAGCATCGGGCCAGTCAGGTCTTCGTCCACCACGCGCTCGCCGAGTACGTCGTCCGGCTGATCCTCGCCACCCGGGACCCGGGCCGGTTCGGGCTGAACGACATGGCGCCGCTGCTGGCGTACGGGGCGAGTCCCCGGGCCACCCTCGGCCTGGTCGCCGCCGCCCGCGCCCAGGCGCTGATCCGGGGCCGGGAGTACGTGCTCCCGGAGGACGTCCGGGACCTGGCGGTGGACGTGCTGTCGCACCGGCTGGTGCTCTCCTTCGACGCGGTGGCCGACGGGGTCTCCGCCGAGGCGGTCGTCCGCCGGCTGATCGAGGCGGTGCCGCCGCCCCGGGTCGTCGCCGGCCGTCCCGAGGCGGCGTCCGACCTGGCGGCGGCATGA
- a CDS encoding DUF58 domain-containing protein: protein MRRRAAPTLPEPGLADLAPDQRLRRLELTVTRRLDGLLHGQYRGLLPGPGSEVAGSREYRPGEDEVRRMDWAVTARTTVPHVREVDADRELTTWLLVDASPSMEYGTATLDKRELAVAAVAAVGFLTAGAGNRLGAQVLTPDGLRRFPARSGRTHLLGLLRTLLGAPRTGGYEETAAPAPPNLVDGLAGVQRVATRRGLVVVVSDFLDGLPDDPDAAPPWEAALRRLAVRHQVLAVEVTDPRELELPDVGLITLIDPETGRRREVWTGDRALRERYAQAAAAQRDQVRQVLRRAGATHLALRTDRDWAADIVRHVHHQRRLAAAPAAARGGGA, encoded by the coding sequence ATGAGGCGCCGGGCCGCCCCGACCCTGCCCGAGCCCGGCCTGGCGGATCTCGCCCCCGACCAGCGGCTGCGCCGGCTCGAACTGACCGTCACCCGCCGCCTCGACGGGCTGCTGCACGGCCAGTACCGCGGCCTGCTGCCCGGCCCGGGCAGCGAGGTGGCCGGCAGCCGGGAGTACCGCCCCGGCGAGGACGAGGTACGCCGGATGGACTGGGCCGTAACCGCGCGCACCACCGTCCCGCACGTCCGCGAGGTCGACGCCGACCGCGAGCTGACCACCTGGCTGCTGGTCGATGCCAGCCCCAGCATGGAGTACGGCACCGCCACGCTGGACAAACGCGAACTCGCGGTGGCCGCCGTGGCGGCGGTCGGATTTCTCACCGCGGGCGCCGGCAACCGCCTCGGCGCTCAGGTGCTCACCCCCGACGGGCTGCGCCGGTTCCCGGCCCGCAGCGGCCGGACCCACCTGCTCGGGCTGCTGCGCACCCTGCTCGGCGCGCCCCGCACCGGCGGGTACGAGGAGACCGCGGCACCCGCCCCGCCGAACCTCGTGGACGGGCTGGCCGGCGTCCAGCGGGTGGCCACCCGGCGCGGTCTGGTGGTGGTCGTCTCCGACTTCCTCGACGGGCTGCCCGACGACCCGGACGCCGCCCCGCCCTGGGAGGCGGCGCTGCGGCGGCTCGCCGTCCGGCACCAGGTGCTCGCGGTGGAGGTGACCGACCCGCGCGAGCTGGAACTGCCGGACGTCGGCCTGATCACCCTGATCGACCCGGAGACCGGCCGGCGGCGCGAGGTGTGGACCGGCGACCGGGCCCTGCGGGAGCGGTACGCCCAGGCCGCCGCCGCCCAGCGCGACCAGGTACGCCAGGTGCTGCGCCGGGCCGGGGCGACCCACCTGGCGCTGCGTACCGACCGGGACTGGGCCGCCGACATCGTGCGGCACGTGCACCACCAGCGCCGGCTGGCCGCCGCGCCCGCCGCGGCCCGGGGAGGTGGCGCGTGA
- a CDS encoding VWA domain-containing protein: protein MTWQSPARLWLLLGVAALVVGYLAMQRRQSRYAVRFTNLRLLDRVAPRRPVWRRHVPAGLFLAMLALLVVGFARPNAEVRVPRERATVMVAVDVSTSMLATDVDPDRLTAAKQAARRFADGLPKEFNVGLVAFAGSAAVLVPPGTDRDALHEGIGRLAEGVTGVQGTAIGEAISTSLGAVKSLDAKAAKDPPPARIIILSDGANTSGMDPMEAAGQAVAAKVPVHAISFGTPSGFVDRGGRAIQVPVDGQTLKAVAEETGGGFHEASTSAELRAVYEDIGTSVGYRKERQDISARFIGLGLVFAMGAAAGSLRWFSRLP from the coding sequence GTGACCTGGCAGTCGCCCGCCCGCCTCTGGCTCCTGCTCGGCGTCGCCGCGCTCGTCGTCGGCTACCTGGCGATGCAGCGCCGGCAGAGCCGGTACGCGGTCCGCTTCACCAACCTGCGCCTGCTGGACCGGGTCGCGCCACGCCGGCCGGTCTGGCGCCGGCACGTGCCGGCGGGCCTCTTCCTCGCCATGCTCGCGCTGCTGGTGGTCGGCTTCGCCCGGCCCAACGCTGAGGTGCGGGTGCCCCGGGAACGGGCCACCGTGATGGTGGCGGTGGACGTCTCCACCTCGATGCTCGCCACCGACGTCGACCCGGACCGGCTGACCGCCGCCAAACAGGCCGCCCGCCGGTTCGCCGACGGCCTGCCGAAGGAGTTCAACGTCGGGCTGGTCGCCTTCGCCGGCAGCGCGGCGGTGCTGGTCCCGCCGGGCACCGACCGGGACGCCCTGCACGAGGGGATCGGGCGGCTCGCCGAGGGGGTCACCGGCGTGCAGGGCACCGCCATCGGGGAGGCGATCAGCACCTCGCTGGGCGCGGTGAAGAGCCTGGACGCCAAGGCCGCCAAGGACCCGCCGCCGGCCCGGATCATCATCCTCTCCGACGGGGCCAACACCTCCGGGATGGACCCGATGGAGGCCGCCGGCCAGGCCGTGGCGGCCAAGGTTCCGGTGCACGCCATCTCGTTCGGCACCCCGTCCGGCTTCGTCGACCGGGGCGGGCGGGCCATCCAGGTGCCGGTCGACGGACAGACCCTCAAGGCGGTCGCGGAGGAGACCGGGGGCGGCTTCCACGAGGCGTCCACCAGCGCCGAGCTGCGCGCCGTGTACGAGGACATCGGCACGTCGGTCGGCTACCGCAAGGAACGGCAGGACATCTCCGCCCGCTTCATCGGCCTCGGACTGGTCTTCGCCATGGGCGCGGCGGCCGGATCCCTGCGGTGGTTCTCCCGGTTGCCCTGA
- a CDS encoding S1C family serine protease, whose translation MAVQTGLGEPRGPWFVSPELDPDGRGRWDVPGSERGGGPRGWRGRLLSAVAVLAISTLSGAAAGSWVAGRDAPGQAAASAAPVPAELVTAAEKTVPGVVSVMVGGSSGSSASGSGFAIDHEQHIVTNDHILAKGGSGPVTVETSDGRRFTAEVVGREPNSDLAVLKVPTSAGLSPLPLAKPNSTRVGEPVLAVGSPLGLAGTVTAGIVSALNRQVRIGNGRHTAVQTDASINPGNSGGPLVNARGEVVGVNTAIATIDGNGSIGIGFAIPIDQVQQTADTIIGRGG comes from the coding sequence ATGGCAGTGCAGACCGGACTCGGCGAGCCACGCGGCCCGTGGTTCGTCTCGCCCGAGCTGGATCCGGACGGGCGCGGGCGCTGGGACGTACCCGGATCGGAGCGGGGCGGGGGGCCACGGGGCTGGCGCGGCCGGCTGCTCAGCGCGGTGGCGGTGCTGGCCATCTCCACGCTCTCCGGGGCGGCGGCCGGTAGCTGGGTGGCCGGCCGCGACGCGCCCGGGCAGGCGGCGGCCTCCGCCGCGCCGGTGCCGGCGGAGCTGGTCACCGCCGCCGAGAAGACCGTGCCGGGGGTGGTCTCGGTGATGGTCGGCGGCTCGTCCGGGTCGTCGGCGAGCGGCTCCGGCTTCGCCATCGACCACGAGCAGCACATCGTGACCAACGACCACATCCTGGCCAAGGGCGGCTCCGGACCGGTGACCGTGGAGACCTCCGACGGCCGCCGCTTCACGGCCGAGGTGGTGGGGCGGGAGCCGAACAGCGACCTGGCGGTGCTCAAGGTGCCCACGTCGGCCGGGCTGTCACCGTTGCCGCTGGCCAAGCCCAACTCCACCCGGGTCGGCGAGCCGGTCCTGGCGGTCGGTTCCCCGCTCGGGCTGGCCGGCACGGTGACCGCCGGTATCGTCAGCGCGCTCAACCGGCAGGTACGCATCGGCAACGGCCGGCACACCGCGGTGCAGACCGACGCCTCGATCAATCCGGGCAACTCGGGTGGCCCGCTGGTCAACGCGCGGGGCGAGGTGGTCGGGGTGAACACGGCCATCGCCACGATCGACGGCAACGGCTCGATCGGCATCGGGTTCGCGATCCCGATCGACCAGGTGCAGCAGACCGCCGACACGATCATCGGCCGGGGTGGCTGA
- the arfB gene encoding alternative ribosome rescue aminoacyl-tRNA hydrolase ArfB: MDDGLRVTERLVVPAAELRERFSRSSGPGGQGVNTADSRVELSFDLAGSPSVPEPLRARALDRLAGRLVDGVLTVAASEHRAQLANREAARDRMTALLREAVAPPPKPRRPTRPSRGAKERRLAEKKRQSQRKRDRRVDGD, from the coding sequence GTGGATGACGGACTGCGGGTGACCGAGCGGCTCGTGGTCCCCGCCGCCGAGCTGCGGGAACGCTTCTCCCGTTCGTCGGGGCCGGGCGGGCAGGGGGTCAACACCGCCGACTCCCGGGTGGAACTCAGCTTCGACCTGGCCGGCTCGCCGAGCGTGCCCGAGCCGCTGCGCGCCCGCGCGCTGGACCGGCTCGCCGGCCGGCTGGTCGACGGCGTGCTGACCGTGGCCGCCAGCGAGCACCGGGCGCAACTGGCCAACCGGGAGGCGGCCCGCGATCGGATGACCGCCCTGCTGCGCGAGGCGGTCGCCCCGCCGCCGAAACCCCGCCGCCCGACCCGCCCGTCCCGAGGGGCGAAGGAGCGCCGCCTGGCCGAGAAGAAGCGCCAGTCCCAGCGCAAGCGAGACCGGCGGGTGGATGGCGACTGA
- a CDS encoding GNAT family N-acetyltransferase — protein sequence MPVDFSVKPTLTGDRVVLRPFVDADIAVFEVVLADPEVARLTGSPPEPPDPGRLRAWYGTRNSQTDRLDLAVVDKATGSCVGEVVLNEWDGHNGNCNFRTLIGPGGRDRGLGTEAVRLIVGYGFERLGLHRISLEVFAFNPRARRVYEKCGFVAEGTLRQVLRDGEDWVDATVMSILAPEWTVHRGHPAG from the coding sequence GTGCCCGTCGACTTCTCCGTCAAGCCCACCCTCACCGGCGACCGGGTCGTACTGCGCCCGTTCGTCGACGCCGACATCGCCGTCTTCGAGGTCGTCCTGGCCGATCCGGAGGTGGCCCGGCTCACCGGCAGCCCGCCGGAGCCGCCCGACCCGGGTCGGCTCCGGGCCTGGTACGGCACCCGCAACAGCCAGACCGACCGGTTGGACCTGGCCGTGGTGGACAAGGCGACCGGGAGCTGCGTCGGCGAGGTGGTCCTCAACGAGTGGGATGGCCACAACGGCAACTGCAACTTCCGTACGTTGATCGGTCCGGGCGGCCGTGACCGGGGGCTCGGCACCGAGGCGGTGCGACTGATCGTCGGGTACGGCTTCGAGCGACTCGGCCTGCACCGGATCTCGCTGGAGGTGTTCGCGTTCAACCCGCGCGCCCGGCGGGTCTACGAGAAGTGCGGCTTCGTCGCCGAGGGCACGCTGCGCCAGGTGCTGCGCGACGGCGAGGACTGGGTCGACGCCACCGTCATGTCGATCCTCGCACCGGAGTGGACGGTCCACCGGGGCCACCCGGCGGGCTGA
- a CDS encoding cellulose binding domain-containing protein: MLRAPLRAALTAVAALLPALALGLALVSTAPPAAAAAAPLRVMPLGDSITGSPGCWRALLWNRLQSTGYTDVDFVGTLGPQGCGVPYDGDNEGHGGYLVTNVANQNQLPGWLAATHPDIVLMHFGTNDVWSNIAPATILAAYSKLVDQMRASNPATTVIVAKIIPMAPSTCTECGQRVVALNSAIDGWAAGKTTTASPIVVVDQWTGFNTATDTYDGVHPNASGDQKMSDRWYPALAAALRRTTPTPTASPTASPTPTSSPKPTSSPTPTPTPTSTPTGAPGTGCAAEYRIVGQWPGGFQGEVTVRNSGTAPIAGWTVRFSYADGQRITQSWNAELTQSGTQVTARNVSWNGALAPAAQATFGFLADAPGGNRVPTVSCTAS, from the coding sequence ATGCTCCGTGCACCACTGCGCGCCGCGCTGACCGCGGTCGCCGCCCTCCTGCCCGCCCTCGCCCTGGGGCTGGCCCTCGTCTCGACGGCGCCCCCGGCCGCCGCCGCTGCCGCCCCGCTACGCGTCATGCCGCTCGGCGACTCGATCACCGGCTCGCCCGGCTGCTGGCGGGCGCTGCTCTGGAACCGCCTCCAGTCCACCGGCTACACCGACGTCGACTTCGTCGGCACCCTCGGCCCGCAGGGCTGCGGTGTGCCGTACGACGGGGACAACGAGGGCCACGGCGGCTACCTGGTGACCAACGTTGCCAACCAGAACCAGTTGCCCGGCTGGCTCGCCGCCACGCACCCGGACATCGTGCTCATGCACTTCGGCACCAACGACGTGTGGAGCAACATCGCGCCGGCGACGATCCTGGCCGCGTACTCGAAGCTGGTGGACCAGATGCGGGCCAGCAACCCGGCGACGACGGTGATCGTCGCGAAGATCATCCCGATGGCCCCGAGCACCTGCACCGAGTGCGGCCAGCGGGTCGTGGCGCTCAATTCCGCGATCGACGGCTGGGCGGCGGGCAAGACCACGACCGCCTCCCCGATCGTGGTGGTCGACCAGTGGACCGGCTTCAACACCGCCACCGACACGTACGACGGGGTGCACCCCAACGCGTCCGGCGACCAGAAGATGTCCGACCGCTGGTACCCGGCGCTCGCCGCGGCCCTGCGCCGGACCACCCCGACGCCCACGGCGTCGCCGACCGCCAGCCCCACGCCCACCAGCAGCCCCAAGCCCACCAGCAGCCCCACGCCGACGCCGACCCCGACGTCGACCCCGACCGGGGCACCGGGCACGGGCTGCGCCGCCGAATACCGGATCGTGGGCCAGTGGCCCGGCGGCTTCCAGGGTGAGGTGACCGTCCGCAACAGCGGCACCGCGCCGATCGCCGGCTGGACCGTCCGCTTCAGCTACGCCGACGGCCAGCGGATCACCCAGTCCTGGAACGCCGAACTGACCCAGAGCGGCACCCAGGTCACCGCGCGGAACGTGAGCTGGAACGGGGCCCTCGCCCCGGCCGCCCAGGCCACCTTCGGCTTCCTGGCCGACGCACCCGGCGGGAACCGCGTACCGACGGTGAGCTGCACCGCGAGCTGA